The Sardina pilchardus chromosome 19, fSarPil1.1, whole genome shotgun sequence genome window below encodes:
- the LOC134066509 gene encoding uncharacterized protein LOC134066509, giving the protein MAVSSSTFITIFCIFHVSQKSIGGTEVERKVRPGERITLFCDCRMRDGDDLQLSYIIWSRHYSHVSQPPFRISSMGNNSPSHLSLIRNPLNNTYDLVVENITKYDLGVYYCGYTWKKGKQKEKHGTMFTRLTFEEPSKPPPPDCQTVWSLLAILCPISALLSALTSSACVLILSKKTKSNKEVADITPQRTVEEAESANYAAINFVAHQHNRTPRPKSTLNTDSCTYSEVKRSPV; this is encoded by the exons ATGGCTGTCTCATCATCCACCTTCATCACAATCTTTT GCATTTTCCATGTCAGTCAAAAGAGCATTGGTGGAACAGAAGTGGAGAGAAAAGTCCGACCAGGGGAGAGAATCACTCTTTTCTGTGACTGCCGCATGCGTGATGGTGATGATCTTCAGCTATCATACATTATCTGGAGCAGACACTACTCTCATGTCAGCCAGCCCCCATTTAGAATTTCTTCAATGGGAAATAACTCTCCTTCTCATCTAAGCTTGATAAGGAACCCACTGAATAATACGTACGATCTAGTGGTTGAGAACATCACTAAATATGATCTAGGGGTTTACTACTGTGGCTATACCTGGAAAAAAGGGAAACAGAAGGAGAAGCATGGAACAATGTTTACCAGGCTAACTTTTGAAG AGCCTTCCAAACCTCCACCTCCAGACTGTCAGACTGTGTGGTCGTTGTTAGCCATTTTGTGCCCAATAAGTGCTCTACTTTCTGCCCTCACATCATCTGCTTGTGTGCTCATTCTCAGCAAAAAGACAA AGTCAAATAAAGAGGTTGCTGACATTACGCCACAAAGGACAGTAGAG GAAGCAGAAAGCGCAAACTACGCTGCAATTAACTTTGTTGCCCATCAACACAATCGCACACCGAGACCCAAGAGCACCCTAAACACGGACAGCTGTACCTACTCAGAGGTGAAAAGGAGCCCAGTTTAA
- the LOC134066396 gene encoding polymeric immunoglobulin receptor-like translates to MDFTILILLTNLQGIFSISSVSEVPVGKGQTLIIPCHYNAAYRHEKKIFYGYYYYGSYVYYWDWRVIVDSGHLSQSDRVTMSDDPEQTVFTVTMRNVAESDEGSYQFNIEGSSRDEYKNVYISVKDSPALYVPSQAETGYVDGSVTINCYYKTDAWKKWCRIDGACADWNYIDGMRVDMSTDADKGVFKVIMTRLQLKHTGWYYCSVGDQQMPVHITVIQKTTTQRTQQPAINTTTTRTTSTVDFSSTSTTDETHTQNGFSLTLPLRLLWLLLLVVIYGALTLIRRKKRRRAADPDEAVSERKSSAALQNSQEDPEVTDSMIAMTPSENAADDPHVS, encoded by the exons ATGGACTTCACTATCCTCATCCTTCTCACAAACCTTCAAG GCATCTTTAGCATCTCCTCAGTGAGCGAAGTACCAGTGGGAAAAGGACAGACCCTCATCATCCCCTGTCACTACAATGCAGCATATAGACATGAGAAGAAGATATTTtatggttattattattatggttctTATGTTTATTATTGGGATTGGCGTGTTATTGTGGACAGTGGACATTTGTCTCAATCAGATAGAGTTACAATGTCAGATGACCCAGAACAAACTGTCTTCACTGTCACAATGAGGAATGTGGCGGAGAGTGATGAAGGCTCGTACCAATTTAATATTGAAGGAAGCAGTCGGGATGAATACAAGAATGTCTACATATCAGTCAAAG ATTCTCCAGCACTCTATGTTCCTAGTCAAGCTGAGACCGGATACGTGGATGGGAGCGTCACAATAAATTGCTACTATAAGACCGATGCATGGAAGAAATGGTGCCGGATTGATGGTGCCTGTGCCGATTGGAATTATATAGATGGAATGCGAGTGGACATGAGCACTGATGCAGATAAAGGAGTGTTTAAGGTGATTATGACACGTCTACAACTGAAGCACACTGGCTGGTACTACTGCTCTGTGGGAGACCAACAGATGCCTGTGCACATCACTGTCATACAGAAGACAACTACCCAGAGAACACAGCAGCCTGCAATCAACACAACCACCACTAGAACAACCAGCACAG TTGATTTCTCTTCCACATCAACCACAGATGAGACCCATACTCAAAA TGGGTTCAGCCTGACTCTACCGTTGCGACTGTTGTGGCTGTTGCTGCTGGTGGTCATCTATGGAGCATTGACTCTCATCAGGCGGAAAAAAAGGA GACGTGCTGCAGACCCTGATGAAGCTGTTTCTGAGAGAAAGAGTTCAGCAGCTTTG CAAAATTCCCAGGAGGACCCAGAAGTCACTGACAGCATGATAGCTATGACTCCTTCAGAGAATGCA GCTGATGACCCTCATG TCTCTTAG